From the genome of Candidatus Hydrogenedentota bacterium, one region includes:
- a CDS encoding right-handed parallel beta-helix repeat-containing protein — protein MPVCPAFDTTAVSLHRCVKPFWWFIFAITAAAFDLSVASATTLYVATNGNDAWSGTLPEPNISGTDGPLATLTGARDALRVLRGLGALTTPTDVLIRGGEYVLSSPVVFAPQDSGTASAPIAFAAYPNETPVFTGGVPVTGWVQSGSVWTANAPNAWGGTWDFTALWVDGKRATPARTPNSAHDAGDYPTDNDFYFEAGQFTDDDGFGNQVPSKIRFQYRPGDLQNWPSLSDAHVVVFHAWATSLLRVSALDEANHIVTFTGPSAWPFGQWRSDQWYYVEHLREALDTPGEWHVNRATGLVTYMPRDGENMATAKVVAPVAQQLLLLQGNPATGQFVSYLTFRGLAFRHTNLPIPAAGFTDGQAAASTNAAIEATGARNCIIDRCEIMHTGNNAIWWRRGSQDNALSHSELYDLGAGAVRIGETTTPPTSNEETLRNVIDNNYIHDGGRILRSGVGVWIGRASYNTVSHNEISDFRYTGVSVGWLWGYASSTANNNIIEYNHIHEIGKRQLNDIGGVYTLGVSPGTVVRNNRIHEVFSNPKLYGGWGLYTDEGTTGVLFENNVVYNTETGAFHQHYGQNNIVRNNVLAFSTNAQVMRTLNESGHSFNFDHNIVYFNNGELLGGNWADDHFAFDYNLYWDASGRPLDFAGRTWAQWQAAGMDLHSINANPQFTDPDAADFSLATGSPALAMGITSIDTSAIGLYGEQEWIEKPLGIVRPPFEPPDLSKINEDFETTALDSVALNAGTHGETDGAYVRVTDELAHSGARCLKFVDVPGLPQTFYPYVDYTPIATDGIAHGSVAVRFSPGA, from the coding sequence ATGCCCGTTTGCCCAGCCTTTGACACCACCGCTGTATCTCTTCATAGATGCGTGAAGCCCTTCTGGTGGTTCATCTTCGCAATCACGGCAGCCGCCTTTGACCTTTCCGTTGCTAGCGCGACCACCCTTTATGTCGCTACCAACGGCAACGACGCGTGGTCTGGCACGTTGCCCGAACCAAACATCTCTGGCACCGACGGCCCCCTCGCGACACTCACCGGCGCACGCGATGCCCTTCGCGTCTTGCGCGGACTGGGTGCGCTCACCACCCCAACGGACGTCCTCATCCGCGGCGGCGAGTATGTGTTGTCTTCTCCCGTCGTGTTTGCGCCACAAGACAGCGGCACCGCTTCCGCTCCGATCGCGTTCGCGGCCTATCCGAATGAGACGCCCGTCTTCACGGGCGGCGTGCCTGTCACCGGCTGGGTGCAATCCGGCTCCGTGTGGACGGCCAATGCCCCCAATGCATGGGGCGGCACGTGGGACTTCACCGCGCTTTGGGTCGACGGCAAACGCGCGACACCTGCGCGCACGCCGAACTCCGCCCATGATGCGGGCGACTACCCGACCGATAACGACTTCTATTTCGAGGCAGGTCAATTCACCGACGACGACGGATTCGGCAACCAAGTCCCCAGCAAGATTCGCTTTCAATACCGTCCCGGAGACCTTCAGAACTGGCCTTCGCTCAGCGATGCGCACGTCGTTGTGTTTCACGCATGGGCCACGTCGCTGCTACGCGTCAGCGCCCTGGACGAGGCAAACCATATCGTGACGTTCACGGGGCCTTCGGCGTGGCCATTTGGCCAGTGGCGCTCGGACCAGTGGTATTACGTCGAACACCTGCGCGAGGCCCTCGACACACCCGGCGAATGGCACGTCAACCGCGCCACCGGCCTCGTCACGTACATGCCCCGCGACGGCGAAAACATGGCTACGGCGAAAGTTGTCGCCCCCGTTGCGCAACAACTACTTCTATTGCAGGGCAATCCCGCCACCGGACAGTTCGTCTCTTACCTCACGTTTCGCGGCCTTGCGTTTCGCCACACCAACTTGCCGATACCTGCTGCGGGATTCACCGACGGTCAGGCGGCTGCATCTACCAATGCCGCTATTGAAGCGACTGGCGCGCGCAATTGCATTATCGACCGCTGCGAAATCATGCACACGGGCAATAACGCCATTTGGTGGCGAAGAGGTTCTCAAGACAACGCGCTTTCGCACAGTGAACTCTACGATCTCGGCGCGGGCGCTGTGCGTATCGGCGAGACGACCACTCCTCCTACCTCCAACGAAGAGACGCTGCGCAATGTAATCGACAACAACTACATTCACGACGGCGGCCGCATTCTGCGATCCGGTGTCGGCGTGTGGATTGGACGCGCCTCCTACAACACCGTATCTCACAACGAAATCTCCGACTTTCGCTACACCGGTGTATCCGTCGGATGGCTCTGGGGCTACGCCTCGTCCACCGCGAACAACAACATCATCGAATACAACCATATCCACGAAATCGGCAAACGCCAGCTAAACGATATCGGCGGCGTTTACACACTCGGCGTGTCTCCGGGCACCGTCGTCCGCAACAACCGTATCCACGAAGTCTTCTCCAACCCCAAACTCTACGGAGGCTGGGGCCTCTACACCGACGAAGGCACGACCGGGGTCCTCTTCGAAAACAACGTTGTCTACAACACCGAAACGGGCGCCTTCCATCAGCACTACGGACAGAACAACATCGTCCGCAACAACGTTCTTGCTTTCTCCACCAATGCTCAAGTCATGCGAACCCTCAACGAGTCCGGCCATTCCTTCAACTTCGACCACAATATTGTCTATTTCAATAACGGCGAACTCCTCGGTGGCAACTGGGCCGATGACCATTTCGCTTTTGACTACAACCTGTATTGGGACGCCTCAGGCCGCCCCCTCGACTTCGCCGGACGCACATGGGCGCAATGGCAAGCGGCAGGCATGGATCTCCACTCGATCAACGCGAATCCTCAATTCACCGATCCCGACGCCGCCGATTTTTCGCTCGCTACGGGCAGTCCCGCCCTTGCGATGGGCATTACATCCATTGACACCTCGGCCATTGGGCTTTATGGCGAACAAGAATGGATCGAGAAACCCCTTGGCATCGTTCGTCCTCCCTTCGAACCGCCTGACCTCTCCAAAATCAACGAAGACTTCGAGACGACCGCCCTCGACAGTGTTGCCCTCAATGCGGGCACC